A region from the Melioribacter roseus P3M-2 genome encodes:
- a CDS encoding acylphosphatase — MKRAEIIVNGLVQGVGFRYYVLRHAQKLGLKGYVKNLFSGEVLTVVEGEEYKIEELFNLIKIGPPMSDVKNAFIKWFEPKNEFTKFEIRY, encoded by the coding sequence ATGAAACGCGCAGAAATTATCGTGAACGGACTCGTACAGGGCGTAGGATTCCGATATTATGTTCTGCGCCATGCGCAAAAACTGGGACTCAAAGGCTACGTCAAAAATCTTTTCAGCGGCGAAGTCCTTACTGTGGTGGAAGGGGAAGAATATAAAATAGAAGAATTGTTCAATCTGATTAAGATCGGGCCTCCGATGTCCGACGTTAAAAATGCTTTTATAAAATGGTTCGAACCAAAAAATGAATTCACAAAATTCGAGATAAGATATTGA
- the ispF gene encoding 2-C-methyl-D-erythritol 2,4-cyclodiphosphate synthase, with the protein MKQDYRIGFGFDVHRFSRDRLLVLGGVVIPYEFGLDGHSDADVLLHAICDAMLGALALGDIGKHFPNTSQEFKNIDSKILLAKSNDLINGKGYIVNNIDSTLVLELPRLSPYISLMQNEIASVLKIEPDRISVKATTSERLGFTGRKEGIAAFATVLLTRKES; encoded by the coding sequence TTGAAACAAGATTACAGAATCGGCTTCGGATTCGACGTGCACCGTTTTTCGAGAGATCGGTTATTGGTGCTCGGCGGCGTTGTAATTCCTTATGAATTCGGTCTGGACGGTCATTCGGATGCGGATGTTTTGTTGCATGCAATTTGCGATGCGATGCTCGGAGCTCTCGCTCTGGGCGATATTGGCAAGCATTTCCCGAATACAAGCCAGGAATTCAAAAATATCGACAGTAAAATATTGCTTGCCAAGTCAAATGATTTGATTAACGGTAAAGGATACATTGTAAATAATATCGATTCGACGCTTGTTCTGGAATTACCCCGGTTGTCTCCTTATATCTCGCTGATGCAAAACGAAATTGCTTCGGTATTGAAAATCGAGCCAGATAGAATTTCGGTAAAAGCCACCACTTCCGAACGACTCGGTTTTACGGGCAGAAAGGAAGGCATTGCCGCCTTTGCCACAGTTCTACTTACGAGGAAAGAATCTTAA
- a CDS encoding DedA family protein, with product MLEEIISYIANLDPALIYLTMFFFGFIENIFPPSPSDFVVVLGATLIANNTIEFVPLVLIASVGSGVGYITMYYIGRKLGDGVIRNGRFKFIKKESLDKADRWFEKYGYKLILINRFLPGTRAVISFFTGLHKLQPSKTIVYAFVSSLLWNILLAILGYTIGNNIELIDKILNTYSNVGLMATLAAVAIALIVYYRKKKNKSRRNEST from the coding sequence ATGCTCGAAGAAATTATTTCATACATTGCCAATCTCGATCCAGCTTTAATATATCTAACGATGTTCTTTTTCGGATTTATTGAAAATATCTTCCCGCCTTCACCCAGCGATTTTGTGGTTGTGCTCGGCGCCACCTTGATTGCGAATAATACGATCGAGTTTGTACCTCTGGTATTGATTGCCAGCGTAGGCAGCGGCGTCGGTTACATTACAATGTATTATATCGGCAGAAAATTGGGCGACGGGGTTATTCGTAACGGCAGATTTAAGTTTATTAAAAAAGAATCGCTCGACAAAGCCGACAGATGGTTCGAAAAATACGGTTATAAATTGATACTTATAAACCGCTTTTTACCAGGCACACGGGCGGTTATCAGCTTTTTTACCGGTCTTCATAAACTGCAGCCTTCGAAAACCATCGTCTATGCTTTTGTGAGCTCATTGCTGTGGAATATACTGCTCGCCATTCTGGGATATACTATAGGAAATAACATTGAATTGATTGATAAAATCTTGAACACTTATTCCAACGTCGGCTTGATGGCGACGTTGGCGGCGGTTGCAATTGCGCTTATTGTATATTACAGAAAAAAGAAAAATAAATCCCGCAGAAACGAAAGCACATGA
- the lnt gene encoding apolipoprotein N-acyltransferase — protein sequence MKIFKKYRAVLTPRQKSALKKERLMVIFSGLLLGLSFPPFPVPVFIFFAFIPYLKVIENRNSLGEINRISYLMNFVFSLVTLYWVGSWTKEADPFLMISGALLLFVNPALYLIPSTLYYFSKKTFGKKISLLLFPFFWLAFEFLYSVTDLRFPWLALGNGVVKFNYFIQIADIVGAYGLTLIILFINVFIYLSIKERGRNKKLFVYYSTAASLVFIAVIVYGSLKVSSYEKSGKKIKVGLIQPDFNPWKKWEAGNLDEQLEIYLKLSEKAARENAKLIVWPESALPVYLLSGNYENEVRKIHEFCDRNNVYLMTGMPDINFFYEDDTVPEDAKQTAGGIKYTSYNSILFFSPFKRDVEKYAKIMLVPFGERVPFLEELPLLDKLITWQVGISSWNVGKEIKIFEPNKYFKVAGVICIESIYPYFVSKFVDKGADLLVVVTNDSWYGYSSGPFQHKEFAQLRAVENRRAVVRAANGGISCIIDPLGRTISQTGLFERTYLAGNAELRNDKTFFTSYPLLFPSISLMISGIVFVMFLIKRVIKNEKSN from the coding sequence ATGAAAATTTTTAAGAAGTATAGAGCGGTTCTTACTCCCCGGCAAAAATCCGCTTTAAAGAAAGAACGACTTATGGTTATCTTCAGCGGATTATTGCTCGGTTTGTCTTTCCCGCCGTTTCCCGTTCCGGTTTTCATTTTCTTCGCTTTTATACCGTACCTTAAAGTAATAGAAAACCGTAATTCTCTCGGAGAAATCAATCGAATCAGTTATTTGATGAATTTTGTTTTCAGTCTTGTAACGTTATACTGGGTGGGCAGCTGGACAAAAGAAGCCGATCCTTTTCTGATGATTTCCGGAGCGCTGTTGCTGTTTGTCAATCCGGCTCTCTACCTGATCCCTTCGACCCTCTATTATTTTTCTAAAAAAACGTTCGGAAAGAAAATATCGCTTTTGCTCTTTCCGTTCTTCTGGCTCGCTTTTGAATTTCTTTACTCGGTTACCGATCTCAGATTTCCGTGGCTTGCTTTAGGGAACGGCGTCGTTAAATTCAATTATTTTATACAGATTGCCGACATCGTCGGAGCGTACGGATTAACGTTAATAATATTATTTATAAATGTTTTTATCTATCTGTCGATTAAAGAGAGAGGAAGAAACAAAAAGTTATTTGTCTATTATTCAACGGCGGCGTCGCTCGTTTTCATTGCGGTTATTGTCTACGGCTCTCTGAAAGTAAGCTCATACGAAAAGTCCGGAAAGAAGATAAAAGTAGGATTAATTCAACCCGACTTCAATCCATGGAAAAAATGGGAAGCTGGAAATCTGGATGAACAGTTGGAAATATACCTGAAATTGTCGGAAAAAGCTGCGCGGGAAAATGCAAAACTGATCGTCTGGCCGGAATCGGCTTTGCCTGTTTATCTGCTGTCGGGAAATTATGAAAACGAAGTCCGTAAAATTCATGAATTCTGCGACCGGAATAACGTCTATTTGATGACGGGAATGCCCGACATCAACTTTTTCTATGAGGACGATACTGTCCCCGAAGATGCAAAACAAACAGCCGGCGGCATAAAATATACTTCTTACAATTCGATACTTTTCTTCTCGCCTTTCAAAAGAGATGTTGAAAAATACGCCAAGATAATGCTGGTGCCGTTTGGCGAAAGAGTTCCTTTTTTGGAGGAGTTGCCGTTGCTCGATAAATTAATTACCTGGCAGGTCGGAATATCGAGCTGGAACGTCGGTAAAGAAATAAAAATTTTCGAACCGAATAAATATTTCAAAGTTGCGGGCGTTATTTGTATCGAATCGATCTATCCTTATTTTGTGTCAAAGTTTGTCGACAAAGGCGCTGATTTGCTTGTAGTTGTTACCAACGACAGTTGGTACGGTTATTCTAGCGGTCCGTTTCAGCATAAAGAATTTGCGCAATTGAGAGCGGTCGAAAACAGACGCGCTGTAGTTAGAGCGGCTAACGGCGGAATCAGTTGCATAATCGACCCGCTCGGCAGGACAATTTCGCAAACCGGTCTTTTTGAAAGAACGTATCTTGCGGGTAACGCCGAATTACGAAACGATAAAACTTTTTTTACGAGCTATCCGCTTCTATTTCCTTCGATTTCATTAATGATTTCTGGAATTGTATTTGTAATGTTTTTAATAAAAAGGGTAATAAAAAATGAAAAAAGTAATTGA
- a CDS encoding threonine aldolase family protein — protein sequence MKKVIDLRSDTVTKPSEEMRKAMCAAEVGDDVYKEDPTVNLLEEYAAELLGKEAALYVPSGVMGNQICLNVLTSPGDEVICEKDSHIFQYESGSPAALSGLQLSLVEGDKRGIFTADQIEPLIRPESAYYMARTKVVEIENTHNRAGGTINPVENIKAISELARKYNLAMHLDGARIWNAYVETGVKPSEYAAYFNTVSVCLSKGLGAPVGSIIAGTKEMIKEAFRVRKAWGGGMRQVGILAAAGLYALKNNIERLKEDHLKAKKFAELLAENKFIKIDTSLVETNIVMFSPLRVPADDFILKCKEKGLLLGAGKVGVIRAVTHMDVDNEDIIESAKIIEQIA from the coding sequence ATGAAAAAAGTAATTGACTTAAGAAGCGATACCGTAACAAAACCATCCGAAGAAATGAGAAAGGCTATGTGCGCCGCCGAAGTGGGAGACGATGTTTATAAAGAAGATCCTACCGTAAATTTATTGGAAGAGTACGCAGCCGAATTACTCGGTAAAGAAGCGGCTCTTTATGTGCCGAGCGGCGTAATGGGCAACCAAATTTGTCTGAATGTTTTAACGAGTCCTGGCGACGAAGTGATATGCGAAAAAGATTCTCATATATTCCAATACGAATCCGGTTCGCCGGCGGCGCTCAGCGGTTTACAACTTTCTCTTGTTGAAGGAGATAAACGCGGAATTTTTACAGCCGATCAAATTGAGCCGCTTATTCGTCCCGAAAGCGCGTATTATATGGCCCGCACAAAAGTTGTCGAAATTGAAAACACTCACAACAGAGCCGGCGGTACGATTAATCCTGTTGAAAATATCAAAGCAATATCCGAATTGGCGCGGAAATATAATCTGGCAATGCATCTCGACGGAGCTCGTATATGGAACGCTTATGTGGAAACAGGCGTCAAACCGTCTGAATACGCCGCATATTTCAATACCGTTTCCGTATGCCTTTCGAAGGGGCTGGGCGCTCCTGTCGGCTCGATAATAGCCGGCACAAAAGAAATGATCAAAGAAGCTTTCCGGGTTCGAAAAGCATGGGGCGGCGGTATGCGACAGGTGGGAATCTTAGCAGCCGCCGGACTTTACGCGCTTAAAAACAATATAGAAAGACTGAAAGAAGATCATTTGAAAGCAAAAAAGTTCGCCGAACTATTAGCCGAAAATAAATTCATAAAAATCGATACTTCGCTTGTCGAGACGAATATCGTTATGTTCTCTCCGTTGCGAGTTCCCGCGGACGATTTTATTCTAAAGTGCAAAGAAAAAGGACTGTTGTTAGGCGCCGGAAAAGTCGGAGTCATTCGAGCCGTTACTCATATGGACGTCGACAACGAAGATATAATCGAATCCGCAAAAATTATCGAGCAGATTGCCTGA
- a CDS encoding ribonuclease H-like domain-containing protein, whose product MNLVFDIETTAYDFESLEESQQEFLLRYAEQEKDEILRAEKIEEAKRFLNLYPFTAKVIVIGMLNTESEHSLILFESEVNEEWRNEEGTINYKGMSEVEMLNTFWNYVNKVESVITFNGRAFDIPFLMLRSAKLGIKPSRNLIARRYDTNLHIDLLEQFTFYGLTKKFNLDFYCRSFGIESPKSEGITGMEVNQLYRAGRIKEIAVYCNRDVRATFELYKVWKKYLYDER is encoded by the coding sequence ATGAACCTCGTATTCGATATCGAAACTACCGCTTACGATTTCGAAAGTCTGGAAGAATCGCAGCAGGAATTTCTGTTAAGATATGCGGAACAGGAAAAAGACGAAATTCTGAGAGCGGAAAAAATCGAAGAAGCCAAACGTTTTCTCAATCTCTATCCCTTCACGGCAAAAGTTATTGTTATCGGTATGTTGAATACCGAGAGCGAGCATTCCTTGATTTTGTTTGAATCGGAAGTTAATGAAGAGTGGCGGAACGAAGAGGGAACAATAAATTACAAAGGCATGTCCGAAGTTGAAATGTTAAATACCTTCTGGAATTATGTCAATAAAGTCGAGAGCGTAATTACATTCAACGGCAGAGCTTTCGATATCCCTTTTCTGATGCTGCGTTCGGCAAAACTGGGAATAAAACCCTCAAGGAATCTTATAGCGCGCCGTTACGATACGAATTTGCATATTGACCTTTTGGAACAATTTACATTTTACGGGCTTACCAAAAAATTCAATCTTGATTTCTATTGCCGTTCGTTCGGTATCGAATCTCCCAAATCCGAAGGAATTACCGGAATGGAAGTTAACCAGTTATACAGGGCGGGGCGAATCAAAGAAATTGCCGTCTACTGCAATCGTGACGTACGGGCTACGTTCGAACTTTATAAAGTATGGAAAAAATATTTATACGACGAACGATGA
- the mobA gene encoding molybdenum cofactor guanylyltransferase produces the protein MSIKNAVIYVPGEEIHLSSANLKIDERTLLEIIRARLESHFDKVYIIAPDTLAEKYNFKFAIENKAEGLGIISAVYSALTHIDAPGIFITTCLLPFISDGFIEFMKTQQGNLLVSSGKKICYQTGIFSKSILPLLNLIVEDNIKAMNLYRGKKEFTFHFENFIDRITADIIDIDYEKFFISAICCLK, from the coding sequence ATGAGTATTAAAAACGCCGTCATATACGTTCCCGGCGAAGAGATACACTTAAGTTCCGCTAATCTTAAAATAGACGAAAGGACTTTGCTGGAAATAATACGCGCTCGCCTCGAATCGCATTTCGATAAAGTTTATATTATTGCTCCGGATACTTTGGCGGAGAAATATAATTTTAAGTTCGCAATCGAAAACAAAGCCGAGGGGCTCGGTATTATATCGGCCGTTTATTCCGCTTTGACTCATATCGACGCTCCCGGAATATTCATAACTACGTGTCTTCTTCCTTTCATTTCGGATGGCTTTATCGAATTCATGAAAACGCAACAGGGGAATCTATTGGTTTCCTCCGGAAAGAAAATTTGCTATCAAACGGGCATTTTTTCAAAATCAATTTTACCTTTGTTGAATCTAATTGTGGAAGATAATATTAAAGCCATGAATTTATATCGCGGGAAAAAAGAATTTACGTTTCATTTTGAAAATTTCATCGACAGAATTACGGCGGATATTATCGATATCGATTACGAAAAATTTTTTATTTCCGCGATCTGTTGTTTGAAATAA
- a CDS encoding QcrA and Rieske domain-containing protein, with amino-acid sequence MTRRKFFKTANKIFGLFLILIGLWAADDKKKQSAVRKVIIPGSLNEGVNFVGNVIVVKRGKSLEAFEAICTHLGCLLNRKIDNKIVCNCHGSEYNFNGEAIKGPAVKSLNKLVIHADKKSKNLYVYV; translated from the coding sequence ATGACAAGAAGAAAATTTTTTAAAACTGCGAATAAAATCTTCGGCTTGTTTCTCATACTGATCGGCTTATGGGCGGCGGACGATAAAAAAAAGCAAAGCGCGGTCAGAAAAGTTATTATACCCGGAAGTTTGAACGAAGGCGTCAATTTTGTCGGAAATGTTATTGTCGTCAAGCGCGGCAAATCCCTCGAAGCCTTTGAAGCAATATGCACGCATCTGGGGTGTTTATTAAACAGAAAAATCGATAATAAAATTGTGTGCAACTGCCACGGCTCAGAATATAATTTTAACGGCGAAGCGATTAAAGGACCGGCAGTCAAATCGCTGAATAAACTCGTAATTCATGCGGATAAAAAATCTAAGAACCTTTACGTCTATGTCTGA
- a CDS encoding DUF4405 domain-containing protein, translating to MSDQKQYLRILGITFGQLAFGMFLIAVVSGILLAIPYDVRNPYESVTQILLLPRFNFVRSLHYWSSQLFLVFTVLHFWDHLRLSTECRVSKAVWLRLTVSIILVVYLMLSGFILKADSDSLQAHSIFNSLLQKIPVVGGGVSYLFMGKFDDLQLLYIHHAATATVFLLLFIIEHVKSYWPQSKSIFLGAIAAIIMGFILPPLIHDGFNSVVKGPWYLVGVQELLHWLNYPEIFLSLAVSLLLILYMLRLTVKKINLFLKKTLALLFVIYIFLSIIGFYFRGENWNFEVGLNDKYNSGYNGAISLKEIFLANDSTYENLRKAGNRYEGCVTCHSGIKGLAASHDISALGCYSCHRGNPFTLNKKNAHENMILIPGNLSNVEYSCGSPQCHPDIVPRVNNSIMTTLSGMISVNKFVFGELESPDSLGRISEIGFSPAEKHLRNLCASCHLGNGKTEYGEIDEESRGGGCLACHLDYSPEAYDELIRYNKNKDGFVHQFHPSLKLPDNNKNCFGCHSRSGRISTNYEGWAEVNDSTLIDAADMRRLKDGRIFKRMTPDVHSEKGMLCIDCHLSSEIMGDGNNYAHKELQTKIQCTDCHSGEGRKTLKVEEFDYESRKISELRNFDPSKNYLLAEKNSLPIPNVFEDNGKIMLIKKASGEISEARRPLKQCANDKAHKDLDCQSCHTSWATQCIGCHTEYDKTSKAYDHLEKKITVGEWIEHAGEYLSEPPVLGVVESENVRRITTFVPGMIISIDRDNRTHNDEIIFKRLYAPAFSHTIRKEARSCESCHINPLAVGYGRGKLALDKSGKWIFIPDYAPSVYDNLPQDAWIDFLREPKSDIATRKNYRPFNLEEQKKVLRVGACLTCHPSDSQIMKKSLENFDDLLNKLSPECIIPD from the coding sequence ATGTCTGACCAAAAACAATATTTGAGAATTTTGGGAATTACATTCGGTCAGCTTGCATTCGGCATGTTTCTGATTGCCGTTGTAAGCGGTATATTGCTGGCTATTCCTTACGACGTACGAAATCCGTATGAATCGGTAACTCAAATATTGCTTCTGCCTCGCTTTAATTTCGTGCGAAGCCTGCATTACTGGAGTTCGCAGCTTTTTCTAGTTTTTACCGTACTTCACTTCTGGGATCATTTGAGATTGTCGACCGAATGCAGAGTTTCTAAAGCCGTATGGCTGCGACTTACAGTCAGTATTATTCTAGTAGTATATTTAATGTTGAGCGGATTTATACTCAAAGCAGACTCCGACAGTCTCCAAGCGCACAGTATCTTTAATTCTCTCCTTCAAAAAATACCGGTTGTCGGCGGAGGCGTATCGTATCTTTTTATGGGAAAGTTCGACGACCTTCAATTGCTCTACATTCATCATGCGGCAACCGCAACCGTATTTCTGCTGCTGTTCATAATAGAGCATGTTAAAAGTTACTGGCCTCAGTCCAAATCGATATTCTTAGGCGCAATAGCGGCAATTATTATGGGATTTATTCTGCCGCCGTTAATTCACGACGGATTTAATTCCGTTGTCAAAGGTCCATGGTATCTTGTGGGAGTACAGGAGCTCCTGCATTGGTTAAATTATCCGGAAATATTTTTATCCTTGGCGGTTTCTCTCCTTTTAATACTTTATATGCTGCGATTAACGGTAAAGAAAATTAATCTGTTCCTGAAAAAAACTTTGGCGTTGCTTTTTGTAATATACATATTCCTTTCGATAATCGGTTTTTATTTCAGGGGAGAGAACTGGAATTTCGAAGTCGGACTGAATGATAAATATAACTCCGGTTATAACGGCGCAATTTCTTTGAAGGAAATATTTTTAGCAAATGATTCAACGTACGAAAACCTTCGAAAAGCCGGCAACAGATACGAAGGGTGTGTAACGTGCCATTCTGGTATAAAAGGATTGGCAGCGTCCCACGACATTTCGGCGCTCGGGTGTTATTCATGCCATCGCGGCAATCCTTTTACGCTGAATAAAAAGAACGCTCACGAAAATATGATATTAATTCCGGGCAATCTGTCAAACGTCGAATATTCATGCGGTTCTCCGCAATGTCATCCTGATATAGTGCCGCGTGTAAATAATTCGATAATGACTACATTGAGCGGAATGATAAGCGTGAACAAGTTTGTGTTCGGTGAATTGGAGTCGCCGGATTCACTCGGACGAATTTCCGAAATCGGATTTTCCCCGGCTGAAAAACATTTGCGGAATTTATGCGCTTCCTGTCATCTTGGCAATGGGAAGACTGAATATGGAGAAATAGACGAAGAATCGAGGGGAGGCGGTTGTCTTGCATGTCACCTGGATTATTCGCCGGAAGCTTATGATGAATTAATCCGTTATAATAAAAATAAGGATGGATTCGTTCATCAATTTCATCCTTCATTGAAACTTCCCGATAACAATAAAAACTGTTTCGGGTGCCATTCGAGGTCGGGCAGAATTTCCACAAATTATGAAGGCTGGGCTGAAGTTAACGATTCAACATTAATCGATGCTGCGGATATGCGCAGGCTTAAAGACGGCAGGATATTCAAAAGAATGACGCCCGACGTTCATTCCGAAAAAGGAATGCTTTGCATCGATTGCCATCTTTCGTCGGAAATTATGGGAGACGGCAACAATTATGCTCACAAAGAACTGCAAACCAAAATTCAATGCACGGATTGCCACAGCGGCGAAGGGCGGAAAACGTTAAAAGTCGAAGAATTTGATTATGAATCCCGCAAGATTTCGGAGCTGAGAAATTTCGACCCTTCGAAAAATTATCTTCTTGCCGAAAAAAACAGTTTGCCGATTCCGAACGTTTTTGAGGACAACGGCAAAATAATGTTGATTAAAAAAGCGAGCGGTGAAATATCGGAAGCGCGTCGGCCGTTAAAACAATGCGCTAACGATAAAGCTCATAAAGACCTCGACTGCCAAAGTTGCCATACTTCCTGGGCAACGCAATGCATCGGATGCCATACGGAATACGACAAAACTTCAAAAGCTTACGATCACCTCGAAAAGAAAATCACAGTAGGCGAATGGATTGAACATGCCGGAGAATATCTCTCCGAGCCTCCTGTATTAGGAGTCGTAGAATCGGAAAACGTAAGAAGAATAACGACGTTTGTGCCGGGAATGATTATAAGCATCGACAGGGACAACAGAACTCATAACGATGAAATTATTTTCAAGAGGTTATATGCGCCTGCGTTTTCTCATACAATCCGTAAAGAAGCCAGAAGTTGCGAGTCGTGTCATATTAATCCGCTGGCTGTCGGATACGGCAGGGGAAAGTTAGCCCTTGACAAATCGGGCAAATGGATATTTATTCCTGATTATGCTCCGTCGGTTTATGATAACTTACCACAGGATGCCTGGATCGATTTTTTAAGAGAGCCTAAGTCAGATATAGCCACAAGGAAAAATTATCGTCCTTTTAATCTTGAAGAGCAAAAGAAGGTATTGAGGGTGGGCGCCTGTTTGACCTGCCATCCCTCCGATTCTCAAATTATGAAAAAATCTCTTGAAAATTTTGATGATCTGCTCAATAAACTCTCGCCTGAATGTATAATTCCCGACTAA
- a CDS encoding MerR family transcriptional regulator — MFDQIDRQEPIFPIGTAARIIGVSVHTLRMYEREGLIIPFKKESNQRLFSKADIERIECIRRAINDSKISINGIKSIYSLIPCWEIVNCSEEDRQNCKSYKSHGEPCWSLNHPGTICAKKECRSCEVYNKYTQCGEIKELIKSISR, encoded by the coding sequence ATGTTTGATCAGATAGACAGACAAGAACCGATATTTCCGATTGGCACAGCGGCCAGAATTATCGGCGTTTCAGTTCACACACTGCGGATGTACGAGAGAGAAGGCTTGATAATTCCTTTTAAGAAGGAATCGAACCAGCGCCTTTTTTCGAAGGCCGATATCGAAAGAATCGAGTGTATCCGCAGGGCAATCAACGATTCGAAGATTAGCATCAACGGTATCAAAAGCATCTATTCCTTGATACCCTGCTGGGAAATTGTAAACTGTTCCGAAGAAGACCGCCAAAATTGTAAGTCATATAAATCACACGGAGAACCGTGCTGGAGCTTAAATCATCCCGGTACAATATGCGCAAAAAAAGAATGCCGTAGTTGTGAAGTATACAATAAATATACACAGTGCGGCGAAATAAAAGAATTGATCAAATCGATATCGAGGTAA